The Chloroflexota bacterium genome includes a window with the following:
- a CDS encoding formate acetyltransferase: protein MVKRTSTDFLARVLLLLMAANYNLRPSLRKYLKSSHGWLNFSIGVRTETNTVEKALIFNDGKARVSSSIPKNVDATLIFAGDEVVKEMLKVTPNEVLNMLLKSRLRIEGNMNYVQLFNFLMSLLLWKKHKKMVEKQKAEDAREKAALPPSAPILHQEMSRRRKERLVGKKVDAGVKYLSEPYLSQYDINDFPRLKKFLDIHFETKPEICHERAKLVTDWCVANGFEVDKSGKTWVPELRQGDMFRYLMENKEPVIRKDDLIAGTTTTKEIGVILYPDAHANMIWGELLSTPDRQLNPYDISPETVEILHHYVFPYWMKRNFREWVREKYNRPLSQMLDERFAVYFLWKTVAMSHTIPNFPKLLALGTKGIIREIKEELKRDKSADTQKKHTLEAMILCLQGLAAYARNLSKQAAAEVKLESDAERKAELERLAAICARVPENPAETLDEAINAMWIAWIGLHTENTNAGLSLGRLDQWLQPYFVTDMKKLATEKEREEYIKKAIELVGCLYMRCADHLPLVPDIGNYLFGGSSSDQVITLGGVTPAGEDAVCDMTYIFLKVTEMLGIRDPNVNARYNRAKNSDTYLKRLCEVNMVTAATPSMHNDEVVMKSLESFNYPVEDLRDWSATGCVEPTLCGKHMGHTNCMMMNMVAALEMALNNGKHPLMNWEVGPRTGSIEDGAFKTFEGFFDAFKTQFKFLIDKSVEYNNMLGEAHGVLRPTPLLSALIDGPIKKGKDITKGGAKHNSSGSACIGLADVTDSLMVIKRLVFDEKKVTFKELKRAIDNNFADNSVLHAMVTKKVPFFGSDNGEAVDIANRVTEFARDTYWNHVNYRGGRYTAGFWSMSNHVAFGTLSGALPSGRLAGKAFTPGLTPEPNASKNLLENIRDVARLNPRNMNNNIAFNIKVVPSARDTREEVVNSMFSYAKTYFELGGMQMQMNVVTSAMLRDAMAHPENYRNLLVRISGYNAYFVTLNKDMQVELIERAEYGI from the coding sequence ATGGTTAAGCGAACGTCCACAGATTTTCTGGCTCGGGTTCTACTTCTACTGATGGCGGCAAACTACAACCTCAGGCCATCATTGAGGAAATATCTTAAAAGTAGCCACGGGTGGCTCAATTTTTCCATCGGTGTAAGGACGGAGACCAACACTGTCGAGAAAGCACTCATCTTTAATGACGGCAAAGCAAGAGTTTCCTCCAGTATTCCCAAAAATGTTGACGCCACCTTGATTTTCGCCGGGGACGAAGTGGTCAAAGAAATGCTGAAGGTAACACCCAACGAAGTATTGAATATGCTCTTAAAGAGCAGACTGCGGATAGAAGGAAATATGAACTATGTCCAACTATTTAACTTCCTAATGTCCTTGCTACTATGGAAAAAGCACAAGAAGATGGTGGAAAAGCAGAAAGCTGAAGATGCCAGAGAGAAGGCTGCATTGCCGCCGTCTGCCCCAATACTCCATCAGGAAATGAGTCGGAGAAGAAAGGAACGCCTGGTAGGTAAAAAGGTAGATGCTGGCGTTAAATACCTTTCCGAGCCTTACCTGTCACAATATGACATAAACGATTTCCCGAGGTTAAAAAAGTTCCTTGACATCCATTTTGAAACAAAACCTGAAATTTGTCATGAACGCGCAAAGCTAGTAACCGACTGGTGCGTAGCAAACGGCTTTGAGGTGGACAAATCGGGGAAGACCTGGGTTCCGGAATTGCGCCAGGGAGATATGTTTAGGTACTTAATGGAAAATAAAGAACCCGTCATCCGTAAGGACGACCTCATTGCTGGGACTACTACGACTAAGGAAATCGGCGTGATTCTTTACCCCGATGCCCACGCAAACATGATCTGGGGGGAATTGTTATCCACTCCTGACAGGCAACTCAATCCCTACGATATATCGCCTGAAACGGTTGAAATCCTGCATCATTATGTCTTTCCATACTGGATGAAGAGGAATTTCCGTGAGTGGGTCAGGGAAAAATATAACAGACCGCTCTCCCAGATGCTTGATGAGCGCTTTGCCGTCTACTTCCTATGGAAGACAGTGGCCATGTCACACACCATACCAAATTTCCCCAAACTTCTAGCACTCGGTACGAAAGGAATTATCCGAGAAATCAAAGAGGAACTCAAGCGCGATAAATCAGCAGACACACAGAAAAAGCATACTCTTGAGGCGATGATACTTTGTTTGCAGGGACTTGCAGCTTATGCCAGGAATCTTTCCAAGCAGGCAGCAGCCGAGGTTAAATTAGAATCAGACGCCGAAAGGAAAGCTGAGCTTGAGCGGCTAGCCGCGATCTGCGCCAGGGTACCTGAGAACCCAGCAGAAACCCTTGACGAGGCAATCAATGCTATGTGGATAGCCTGGATTGGGCTTCACACGGAAAACACCAATGCCGGTTTGTCGTTGGGCAGACTCGACCAGTGGCTCCAGCCCTATTTTGTCACTGATATGAAGAAGCTTGCCACCGAGAAGGAGAGAGAAGAGTATATTAAAAAGGCAATCGAACTGGTGGGCTGTCTCTATATGCGCTGCGCTGACCATCTACCACTCGTGCCTGACATCGGCAACTACCTTTTTGGCGGCAGCTCTTCCGACCAGGTTATTACACTGGGCGGAGTTACTCCCGCTGGCGAGGATGCAGTTTGTGACATGACTTACATCTTCCTCAAAGTGACCGAGATGCTAGGGATCCGTGACCCGAATGTGAACGCACGATATAACAGGGCAAAAAACAGCGACACCTATCTCAAGCGCCTCTGTGAGGTGAATATGGTTACCGCCGCCACCCCTTCGATGCACAACGATGAGGTAGTTATGAAATCGCTGGAAAGTTTCAATTATCCCGTCGAGGACTTAAGAGACTGGTCGGCTACAGGTTGTGTTGAGCCTACCCTTTGCGGTAAGCACATGGGGCACACCAACTGTATGATGATGAATATGGTTGCTGCACTCGAGATGGCGCTGAATAATGGCAAACATCCGCTCATGAATTGGGAAGTCGGCCCGAGAACAGGTAGCATCGAAGACGGAGCTTTCAAGACATTTGAGGGTTTCTTTGACGCATTTAAAACCCAGTTCAAGTTCCTTATCGACAAATCCGTGGAGTATAACAACATGCTTGGTGAGGCGCATGGTGTGTTGCGTCCGACTCCATTACTGTCGGCACTTATTGACGGTCCCATCAAGAAAGGTAAAGATATTACCAAGGGCGGCGCCAAACACAATTCATCTGGCTCTGCCTGCATCGGCCTGGCTGATGTAACCGATTCGTTGATGGTGATAAAGAGACTGGTGTTCGATGAAAAGAAAGTCACATTTAAAGAGCTAAAGAGGGCGATTGATAACAACTTCGCTGACAATTCTGTGCTCCATGCCATGGTAACCAAGAAGGTCCCTTTCTTCGGTTCAGACAACGGTGAAGCGGTTGACATCGCCAACAGGGTGACTGAATTTGCCCGCGATACCTATTGGAACCATGTGAATTACAGGGGTGGGCGTTACACAGCTGGATTCTGGTCCATGTCCAATCATGTTGCTTTCGGTACTCTGAGCGGTGCGCTCCCCTCCGGTAGACTTGCGGGCAAGGCATTTACCCCAGGCCTAACACCTGAGCCAAATGCATCGAAGAACCTTCTGGAAAATATCCGCGATGTGGCTCGGCTGAATCCCAGAAATATGAATAACAACATAGCTTTCAACATCAAGGTTGTGCCCAGTGCACGGGATACGCGTGAAGAGGTGGTCAACAGCATGTTCTCCTATGCCAAGACTTATTTCGAGCTTGGCGGTATGCAAATGCAGATGAATGTGGTTACCTCGGCTATGCTGCGGGATGCCATGGCCCACCCTGAAAACTACAGGAATTTGCTGGTGCGTATCTCCGGCTATAATGCCTATTTCGTTACGCTCAACAAAGACATGCAGGTCGAGCTTATCGAGCGCGCCGAATATGGGATTTAA
- a CDS encoding alpha/beta hydrolase yields the protein MKHKEGKFKGYEGLTIYYQCWLPDKSPKAVLLVAHGLAEHSGRYKNLVNYFVPKGYAVYALDYRGHGKSEGIRSYVDRFSDYLADLKTFFNMVRKEYKNAKIFLVGHSMGGTIATAYAIEHQKELAGVITSAALLVASPTVSPALLAIAGVIAALAPKMRLTVIDASTLSRDKAVVDAYDSDPLVYRGKLPARIGAELAKMWKKLPEQMPEINLPMLIMHGSADQLAAPEGSQLLYERAGSKDKTLKLYDGFYHEIFNEPEHKRVMADVDVWLAKHV from the coding sequence ATGAAACATAAAGAAGGTAAATTCAAAGGATATGAAGGGCTTACCATCTATTACCAGTGCTGGCTGCCAGACAAAAGCCCCAAGGCGGTATTGCTGGTTGCTCACGGCTTGGCTGAGCATAGCGGGCGCTACAAAAACTTGGTCAATTACTTCGTCCCCAAGGGCTATGCTGTCTATGCACTTGACTATCGCGGTCATGGCAAGTCAGAGGGCATACGCTCCTATGTTGACCGATTCTCTGATTACCTCGCTGACCTCAAAACTTTTTTCAACATGGTGCGCAAAGAGTATAAAAATGCCAAGATTTTCCTCGTTGGCCATAGTATGGGTGGAACGATTGCCACCGCCTATGCCATCGAGCACCAGAAGGAGCTAGCAGGTGTGATAACGTCTGCGGCACTTCTTGTGGCAAGTCCCACCGTTTCGCCGGCACTGCTTGCCATAGCCGGAGTAATCGCAGCGCTGGCACCGAAAATGCGTCTCACCGTCATTGATGCCTCTACCCTCAGCCGGGATAAGGCTGTGGTGGACGCCTACGACAGTGACCCGCTGGTATACCGCGGCAAGTTACCTGCTCGAATCGGTGCCGAGCTGGCCAAGATGTGGAAGAAGCTGCCCGAGCAGATGCCAGAGATAAACCTGCCCATGCTGATTATGCATGGAAGCGCCGACCAGTTGGCGGCCCCAGAAGGCAGCCAGCTGTTGTATGAGCGGGCAGGCTCGAAAGATAAGACGCTGAAGCTTTACGACGGCTTCTATCACGAAATCTTCAATGAGCCGGAGCACAAACGTGTCATGGCCGATGTAGATGTCTGGCTAGCTAAACACGTCTGA
- a CDS encoding carboxymuconolactone decarboxylase family protein, with protein MADCHYHKESIAKLGKLYELKPELLQAFMNFDGKVFADGALSTRIKELIAVACAHITQCPYCIAAHTKKAKTAGATDGELAEAIFVAASLRAGGTLAHSCIAIEALEEK; from the coding sequence ATGGCTGATTGTCACTATCATAAAGAGAGCATTGCTAAATTAGGCAAGTTGTATGAGCTGAAGCCTGAGCTTTTGCAGGCTTTTATGAATTTCGATGGCAAGGTCTTCGCTGACGGCGCCTTGAGCACTCGGATTAAAGAGCTGATTGCTGTGGCCTGCGCTCACATCACTCAGTGCCCTTACTGCATTGCCGCGCACACAAAGAAAGCAAAAACAGCAGGAGCAACGGATGGGGAGCTAGCAGAAGCAATATTTGTCGCTGCATCGCTACGTGCCGGCGGTACTCTAGCACATAGCTGCATAGCCATCGAGGCCTTAGAAGAGAAGTAG
- a CDS encoding 50S ribosomal protein L25, translated as MKRHELEVSKRDITGKKVRFLRRQGITPGNIYGHGIDSTAVKMDAKSLKHLLAHVGGTDLISLKIDNSKTPVLVLVRDVQRNPLTDELLHVDFYQVKMTEKIKADVALVFVGEAPVLDKIKKASVLPLIDSLHIEALPDDLPHSLEVDLSSLEELDSTIHVKDIHLGDGITLLSDPEQMVVKVAEARKEEVEVVPEVVEAELKEGVEEVAEEAEAEAEPGAEEE; from the coding sequence ATGAAACGACATGAACTCGAAGTTTCCAAAAGAGACATAACCGGCAAGAAAGTAAGATTTCTACGCCGCCAAGGTATCACTCCAGGTAATATCTATGGGCACGGAATTGACTCCACCGCGGTAAAGATGGATGCCAAAAGTTTGAAGCATTTGCTGGCCCATGTAGGCGGAACCGACCTTATCTCCCTAAAAATCGACAATTCAAAGACCCCAGTACTAGTCCTAGTTCGCGATGTGCAAAGAAACCCGCTCACTGATGAGCTTCTCCACGTGGACTTCTATCAGGTCAAGATGACCGAAAAGATAAAGGCAGACGTTGCTCTGGTATTCGTCGGAGAGGCACCGGTGCTTGATAAAATCAAGAAAGCCTCCGTCCTTCCTCTAATTGATTCCCTGCACATTGAAGCTTTGCCCGATGACTTACCTCACAGCCTCGAGGTAGACCTGTCAAGCCTTGAAGAGCTTGACAGTACAATCCACGTCAAAGACATCCATCTCGGCGATGGCATAACCCTCCTCAGCGACCCAGAACAGATGGTGGTCAAAGTAGCCGAGGCACGCAAAGAAGAGGTTGAGGTGGTGCCTGAGGTGGTTGAGGCGGAGCTTAAGGAAGGGGTTGAGGAAGTGGCAGAAGAGGCTGAAGCCGAGGCTGAACCTGGTGCCGAGGAAGAGTAG
- a CDS encoding alpha/beta hydrolase, whose translation MAEPWHELEALDKPEILQFIFYPRKDSFEISAAANVIADTVLVDKATSVSYCFYFGDKKYPNVLFFHGNGEIASDYEPIGSIYNQIGLNLFVADYRGYGRSGGKPTLTSMMKDAHPIFEGFKRVLKEKGFSGNLFLMGRSLGSASAIELASHYQNQLSGLIIESGFANVFNLFVYLGFPLEALGIYVPKTPSSLKLIRKISLPTLVMHGEYDQIVPVEEGKALYDSIAAKDKRLLIIPGVDHNTIFSGGMEQYIKALRDFISAYS comes from the coding sequence ATGGCTGAGCCTTGGCATGAGCTTGAAGCGCTAGATAAACCGGAAATTTTGCAATTTATTTTTTACCCTCGAAAAGACTCCTTTGAGATATCAGCAGCAGCTAATGTCATTGCTGACACCGTTCTGGTTGATAAGGCGACCTCCGTTTCCTATTGCTTCTATTTTGGTGATAAGAAATACCCAAATGTTCTGTTCTTTCATGGTAACGGTGAGATAGCCAGCGATTACGAGCCCATTGGCTCTATTTATAACCAGATTGGGCTTAATCTTTTTGTAGCTGATTACAGAGGCTATGGTAGGAGTGGAGGCAAGCCCACGCTCACCAGCATGATGAAGGATGCCCATCCTATATTTGAGGGCTTTAAGCGAGTATTGAAAGAGAAGGGGTTTTCAGGAAACCTCTTTCTTATGGGTCGCTCTCTAGGCAGTGCTTCTGCTATTGAGCTGGCCTCGCATTACCAGAATCAGCTCAGTGGTCTGATTATAGAGAGCGGCTTTGCCAATGTATTCAACCTATTTGTATATTTAGGCTTTCCGCTCGAAGCTCTTGGTATCTATGTGCCGAAGACGCCTTCCAGCCTTAAACTTATTCGGAAAATTTCTCTTCCCACCTTAGTTATGCATGGTGAGTATGACCAGATAGTGCCCGTTGAGGAAGGCAAGGCGCTTTATGACAGTATTGCTGCCAAAGACAAACGCTTGCTCATAATCCCTGGGGTCGACCACAACACCATTTTCTCAGGTGGCATGGAACAATACATTAAAGCATTGCGGGACTTCATTTCGGCATATAGCTAG
- a CDS encoding metallophosphoesterase family protein, translating to MRIGVLSDTHIHLAEEIPQEIIRAFSNIDLIVHAGDFVGSSVLEGLQRLGGVKAVHGNVDSMKLRSLLPDKELLVVGGRKIGLTHGWGGPEGIEHRVRELFDDVDIIIYGHSHRAKIEHIGGVLFFNPGPGWQSFGILTIGEDVKGEIIKI from the coding sequence ATGAGAATCGGTGTGCTTTCTGATACCCACATTCATCTGGCAGAAGAGATACCCCAGGAGATCATCAGGGCGTTTTCAAATATTGATTTGATCGTCCACGCTGGTGACTTTGTTGGCTCATCGGTCCTTGAAGGGCTGCAACGGCTGGGTGGGGTGAAGGCGGTACACGGTAACGTGGATTCGATGAAACTCAGAAGCTTGCTACCAGATAAGGAGCTTTTGGTGGTCGGAGGCAGGAAAATCGGGCTTACCCACGGGTGGGGTGGCCCGGAAGGCATAGAGCACAGGGTGAGGGAGCTATTTGACGATGTAGATATCATCATATACGGACATAGTCACCGGGCCAAGATTGAACACATTGGAGGAGTTCTCTTTTTTAATCCCGGGCCAGGATGGCAGTCCTTTGGTATCCTGACAATTGGGGAAGATGTTAAAGGGGAGATAATAAAGATTTAG
- a CDS encoding alpha/beta hydrolase yields the protein MTLIFIHGAGNTGLVWHYQTKYFADSDAISLPGHPEGKPCTSIDDYAEWLHRYVLDKGYSQPVLVGHSMGGAVAQMYALNYPADVKALVLVGTGARLRVRPDFLSLLGAGIDAPADWVRNMLEPLYSRVAPEVGEKVINRVIEVGIAVQLNDFRCCDKFDIMDKVHQITAPTLVICGTEDDMTPVKYSQYLANKVAGAKLLIIDGGSHLVFMEKPGEVNRDIKEFLKDL from the coding sequence ATGACGCTCATCTTTATTCATGGTGCTGGCAATACCGGCCTAGTCTGGCATTATCAAACCAAGTATTTTGCCGATTCTGATGCTATCAGCCTTCCTGGTCATCCAGAAGGCAAGCCCTGCACCAGCATCGACGATTATGCCGAATGGCTTCACCGATATGTTCTGGATAAAGGTTATTCGCAGCCTGTATTAGTGGGACATTCTATGGGCGGCGCTGTGGCCCAGATGTATGCCCTGAACTATCCCGCGGATGTCAAGGCCCTTGTACTTGTCGGCACAGGAGCCAGATTAAGGGTGAGGCCAGATTTTTTAAGTTTGTTGGGAGCCGGCATCGATGCCCCTGCTGACTGGGTGAGAAATATGCTTGAGCCACTTTATAGCCGGGTAGCTCCTGAAGTAGGAGAAAAAGTAATAAATAGAGTGATCGAGGTAGGCATTGCTGTGCAGCTCAACGATTTCAGATGCTGTGACAAGTTTGACATCATGGATAAAGTTCACCAGATTACAGCTCCCACATTGGTTATTTGTGGCACTGAGGATGATATGACGCCAGTCAAGTATTCCCAATATTTGGCCAACAAAGTCGCTGGTGCCAAGCTGCTCATCATTGACGGCGGCTCTCACTTAGTCTTCATGGAGAAGCCCGGCGAAGTGAACCGTGATATTAAAGAGTTTTTGAAAGACCTTTAG
- a CDS encoding MarC family protein, which yields MEKVLQIVQEFGLTFVPLFVAMDAIGVLPILVPLTQDIKAKERSRTVRLAVVTALGLGLGFVAIGKGIFIFLGIEVSDFLVAGGLILFLLAARDLITGKMVEAQASVGADMLGVVPLGTPLVVGPAVLTTLLILVDQYSIIIVIVSFILNLAIAWLLFAQANRVVAFLGQGGVRATSKIVSLFLAAIAIKMIRQGVLQVLG from the coding sequence ATGGAAAAAGTGCTGCAAATTGTGCAAGAGTTCGGCTTGACCTTTGTTCCCCTATTTGTGGCTATGGATGCAATTGGTGTCTTGCCCATATTGGTTCCCTTGACACAGGATATTAAGGCCAAAGAGCGCAGTCGAACAGTGCGCCTGGCGGTAGTTACAGCTCTGGGATTAGGCTTAGGCTTTGTTGCTATCGGCAAGGGCATTTTCATCTTTTTGGGCATCGAGGTGTCCGACTTTCTGGTCGCCGGCGGACTCATCCTTTTCCTCTTGGCTGCCAGGGATTTAATAACCGGCAAGATGGTTGAAGCTCAAGCTTCAGTTGGTGCTGATATGCTGGGCGTTGTCCCGTTGGGCACCCCTCTGGTAGTTGGGCCGGCAGTGCTTACCACGCTGCTGATACTGGTCGACCAGTACTCGATTATCATTGTAATAGTTTCTTTCATCCTAAATCTGGCAATAGCTTGGTTGCTTTTTGCGCAAGCTAACCGGGTAGTGGCTTTCCTGGGGCAGGGAGGGGTCAGAGCCACATCCAAAATAGTGAGCCTCTTTTTAGCAGCTATCGCCATAAAAATGATTCGCCAGGGCGTCTTGCAGGTGTTAGGATGA
- the gyrA gene encoding DNA gyrase subunit A, translating into MEVGVVKPVIIEEEMKSSYLDYAMSVIVSRALPDVRDGLKPVHRRILYAMDGLGLRHTSSYKKSARIVGEVLGKYHPHGDAPVYEAMVRMAQDFSMRYRLVDGQGNFGSMDDDPPAAMRYTEARLGKIAEEMLVDIDKDTVDFMPNFDDSLKEPTVLPARSPNLLVNGSSGIAVGMATNIPPHNLSEVCDAINYLIDNPEADVDDLMKIVKGPDFPTGGIILGRQGIKSAYVSGQGKVVVRAKVTDENLRGGRQQLVITELPYQTNKAALVERIAELARERRIEGISEVRDESDRHGMRVVIGLRKDAQPIKVSNNLYKYTSMQSSFFINMLALVDGQPRVINLKETLTCYIDFRRVVIARRSQFDLQKAKDRAHILEGFRIALDRLDEVIQTIRKAETADSARSNLMEKFGLSQIQAQAILDMQLRRLAQLEQKKIVDEYSEVVKNIAYLEDLLVNPKKILFLIKQDVTELKKGYGDGRRTAIKREEAEEFQDEDLIPHQDVAITLSEQGYIKRIPAITYHKQHRGGVGVTGMVTRETDMVKHLVVADTHDNLLLFTNRGKVYRLRCYDISQDLSRTTKGTALANLVPVDPREQITALVVVKDFTPGLFMVMATSKGVVKKTSFDKFASVRSSGLIAMKLRGDEELVAAEVVTQKGEVILVTQNGQGIRFAVKGLRPASRTSGGVRGIRLGPGDRLVAMGAIFREAALLTVTEKGFGKRSRVRNFPLYSRGGKGVIAHRVNEKTGKVIAANLVPPNQHVIIISAKGIVIRISVDEEVSLQGRATQGVHLKRLEQDDSVVSIACVHQGDDKGGDKAKAE; encoded by the coding sequence ATGGAAGTTGGAGTAGTTAAGCCAGTTATCATTGAAGAGGAGATGAAGAGCTCCTACCTTGACTATGCCATGAGTGTCATAGTCTCCCGAGCCCTGCCGGATGTGCGCGATGGCTTGAAACCGGTACATCGGCGAATCCTCTATGCTATGGATGGGCTGGGTCTCCGGCATACCAGTTCGTATAAAAAGAGCGCTCGCATAGTCGGTGAGGTTCTTGGTAAGTATCATCCTCACGGAGATGCCCCTGTATATGAGGCCATGGTGAGAATGGCGCAGGATTTTTCCATGAGGTATAGACTTGTTGACGGACAGGGCAATTTTGGCAGTATGGACGATGACCCACCAGCCGCTATGCGTTATACCGAAGCTCGCCTGGGGAAAATTGCCGAGGAAATGCTGGTTGATATTGATAAAGATACCGTTGATTTCATGCCTAATTTTGATGATAGCTTGAAGGAGCCAACGGTTTTACCAGCCAGATCACCCAATCTGCTGGTGAATGGCTCATCAGGTATCGCTGTGGGTATGGCTACCAACATACCGCCTCATAACCTCAGTGAGGTATGTGACGCTATTAATTATCTTATAGATAACCCTGAGGCTGATGTCGATGATTTGATGAAGATTGTGAAGGGGCCGGATTTCCCCACCGGAGGCATTATTTTAGGCCGGCAGGGTATTAAGAGCGCTTATGTCAGTGGACAAGGTAAGGTCGTGGTTCGGGCTAAAGTCACCGATGAAAACCTGAGAGGCGGACGTCAGCAATTGGTCATAACCGAACTTCCTTATCAGACCAATAAAGCCGCTTTGGTGGAAAGGATAGCTGAACTGGCAAGGGAAAGGCGGATCGAGGGGATAAGTGAGGTTCGCGATGAATCAGACCGCCATGGTATGAGGGTAGTTATAGGGCTGAGAAAGGATGCTCAACCTATCAAAGTGTCCAACAATCTCTACAAGTATACATCTATGCAATCGTCTTTCTTCATTAACATGCTGGCTCTGGTTGATGGGCAGCCTCGAGTCATTAATCTTAAAGAAACTTTGACTTGCTACATAGATTTTCGCCGGGTGGTTATTGCTCGCCGCTCCCAGTTTGACCTCCAGAAGGCGAAGGACCGAGCCCATATTCTTGAAGGCTTCAGAATTGCCCTTGACCGCCTGGATGAGGTTATTCAGACCATCCGAAAGGCGGAGACCGCCGATTCAGCTCGATCCAATTTAATGGAGAAGTTTGGGCTATCACAGATTCAAGCCCAGGCCATCCTTGATATGCAGCTACGTCGGTTGGCACAGCTGGAGCAGAAGAAAATAGTCGACGAGTATAGCGAGGTGGTAAAGAACATCGCTTATCTCGAAGACCTTCTGGTGAATCCGAAGAAAATACTCTTTCTTATTAAGCAGGATGTCACCGAGCTTAAGAAGGGGTATGGTGATGGTCGGCGTACTGCGATTAAGCGGGAAGAGGCTGAGGAATTTCAGGACGAGGACCTTATCCCCCATCAGGATGTGGCGATTACGCTGAGCGAACAGGGGTACATAAAGAGAATACCGGCTATAACTTATCATAAACAGCATAGAGGAGGCGTGGGCGTTACGGGAATGGTCACCCGGGAAACTGATATGGTGAAACATCTTGTGGTGGCTGATACTCATGATAATTTACTGCTGTTTACCAATCGGGGTAAGGTTTACCGGCTTAGATGTTATGATATCTCCCAGGATTTATCGCGAACGACGAAAGGAACAGCTCTGGCTAACTTGGTGCCTGTTGACCCAAGGGAACAAATAACCGCCTTGGTGGTGGTAAAAGATTTTACCCCCGGCTTGTTTATGGTTATGGCTACTTCGAAAGGCGTAGTGAAGAAGACAAGCTTTGACAAATTTGCTTCGGTCAGAAGCAGCGGGCTTATTGCCATGAAACTTCGAGGTGATGAAGAGTTGGTCGCGGCTGAGGTAGTGACCCAAAAAGGTGAAGTCATTTTGGTAACTCAAAACGGCCAAGGTATCAGGTTTGCTGTAAAGGGCTTGCGACCGGCCTCTCGGACTAGTGGTGGAGTGCGTGGTATCAGGCTCGGCCCTGGTGACCGTCTGGTGGCGATGGGTGCCATCTTTCGTGAGGCTGCTCTGCTTACGGTTACGGAGAAAGGCTTTGGCAAGCGTAGCCGCGTGCGGAACTTTCCTCTCTACTCTCGGGGTGGCAAAGGGGTAATTGCTCATCGAGTCAATGAAAAGACAGGCAAGGTTATTGCAGCTAACCTTGTCCCTCCAAATCAGCACGTTATTATCATTTCAGCCAAGGGCATTGTCATCCGTATCTCTGTTGATGAAGAAGTTTCGCTTCAGGGCAGAGCTACCCAAGGGGTACATTTGAAGAGACTGGAACAGGATGACAGTGTGGTCTCAATTGCCTGTGTCCATCAGGGGGATGATAAGGGAGGCGACAAGGCTAAGGCTGAGTAG
- a CDS encoding tetratricopeptide repeat protein: MPDREEDKARLRRKASQEAIALAMQSRWQEAITVNQSIIELFPTDIDAYNRLGRAFMELGEFAKAKEAYSRALGLDPYNSIAQKNLQRLSLLPDSQVKVKEERREVSPDLFIGEMGKAGVVNLQSLAPRELLARMAAGNQVHLKVKGKQLVVENDQGEYLGLVEPPHGLRLARLMEGGNKYTAAIVSIDNDSARVIIREVFQHPNQIGRLSFPVKAVEGFQPHVRDTLLRHEAVGEEALEEAEDIELEEGELIPEGFSIFEGVAPDEETTVEEEFMEE; the protein is encoded by the coding sequence ATGCCAGATCGTGAAGAAGATAAGGCTAGACTGAGACGAAAAGCGAGTCAAGAAGCTATTGCCTTGGCTATGCAGAGTAGGTGGCAGGAAGCAATAACTGTCAATCAGAGCATAATTGAGCTTTTTCCTACAGACATCGATGCCTACAACCGGCTGGGTAGAGCATTTATGGAGCTTGGTGAATTCGCCAAAGCTAAAGAAGCCTATAGTCGTGCTTTAGGCCTTGACCCTTATAACTCTATTGCTCAAAAAAACCTCCAGCGGCTGTCTTTGTTGCCGGATTCCCAGGTTAAAGTAAAGGAGGAACGCCGCGAGGTTTCCCCGGACCTTTTCATCGGCGAGATGGGAAAGGCTGGGGTGGTAAACCTACAAAGCCTGGCACCTCGTGAGTTGTTGGCCAGGATGGCTGCTGGTAATCAAGTTCACTTGAAAGTTAAGGGAAAGCAGCTTGTAGTTGAGAATGACCAAGGGGAGTATCTGGGACTAGTTGAGCCGCCTCACGGTTTGCGCCTGGCTAGATTGATGGAAGGTGGGAATAAGTACACTGCGGCCATTGTCAGCATCGATAATGACAGTGCAAGGGTTATCATCAGAGAGGTATTTCAGCACCCGAACCAAATTGGACGTCTTTCCTTTCCAGTTAAAGCAGTTGAAGGCTTTCAACCTCATGTTCGAGATACCTTGCTTAGACATGAGGCTGTGGGGGAGGAAGCCCTGGAGGAGGCAGAGGATATCGAATTAGAGGAGGGCGAACTCATACCCGAAGGCTTCTCCATATTTGAGGGGGTTGCCCCTGATGAGGAAACGACGGTAGAAGAAGAATTCATGGAGGAGTAG